From Erigeron canadensis isolate Cc75 chromosome 8, C_canadensis_v1, whole genome shotgun sequence, one genomic window encodes:
- the LOC122580663 gene encoding calcium-dependent protein kinase 26-like gives MGNTCRGSFGVKDINKYKQPENRSSFKKRISSRQVNNLNSPQQFIAHQTNKSFNTNPNPNPKPQVVPVEDDNMNRHGANQAYYVIGHKTANIRDLYTLGQKLGQGQFGTTYLCTEISTGIDYACKSISKRKLISREDVEDVRREIQIMHHLAGHTNIVTIKGAYEDPLYVHIVMELCNGGELFDRIIQKGNYSERKAAELIKIIVGVVQACHSLGVMHRDLKPENFLLVNKDDDFSLKAIDFGLSVFFKPGQIFTDVVGSPYYVAPEVLLKHYGPEADVWTAGVILYILLSGVPPFWAETQQGIFDAVLKGNLDFESDPWPLISDSAKDIIKKMICSRPSDRLTAHEVLCHPWICENGVAPDRELDPAVLSRLKQFSAMNRLKKMALRVIAESLSEEEIAGLREMFKAMDTDNSGAITFDELKAGLRKFGSTLKDTEIRDLMDAADVDNSGTIDYGEFIAATIHLNKLEREEHLVAAFQYFDKDGSGYITVDELQQACADHHMTDILVEDIIKEVDQDNDGRIDYGEFVAMMTKGNAGVGRRTMRNSVNISMRDSPRAV, from the exons ATGGGCAATACATGCCGCGGATCATTTGGAGTAAAAGACATTAACAAGTACAAACAACCCGAAAATCGTTCAAGTTTCAAGAAACGTATATCATCTAGGCAAGTTAACAACTTGAATAGCCCTCAACAATTTATAGCCCATCAAACTAACAAGAGTTTTAATACTAATCCCAATCCTAATCCGAAACCCCAAGTTGTTCCTGTAGAAGACGACAACATGAACCGCCATGGTGCTAACCAAGCTTACTATGTTATCGGTCATAAAACTGCAAATATTCGTGATCTTTACACATTGGGCCAAAAATTAGGCCAGGGTCAATTTGGTACTACCTATTTATGCACCGAGATTTCAACCGGTATAGATTATGCTTGTAAGTCCATTTCAAAGAGGAAGTTGATTTCTAGAGAGGATGTGGAGGATGTGAGGAGGGAGATTCAGATAATGCATCATTTGGCAGGTCACACGAATATTGTAACTATTAAAGGTGCATATGAAGATCCTTTATATGTTCACATTGTTATGGAGCTCTGCAATGGTGGAGAATTGTTTGATAGGATTATTCAAAAGGGAAATTATAGTGAGAGGAAGGCTGCTGAATTGATAAAGATCATTGTTGGTGTTGTCCAAGCATGCCATTCACTTGGAGTTATGCATCGAGATTTAAAACCGGAGAATTTCTTGTTGGTTAACAAGGATGATGATTTCTCACTCAAGGCGATTGATTTTGGACTTTCGGTTTTTTTCAAACCAG GTCAAATTTTCACAGATGTGGTTGGAAGTCCATATTATGTTGCACCTGAAGTGTTGTTGAAGCATTATGGGCCTGAAGCAGATGTATGGACAGCTGGGGTCATACTCTACATACTTTTAAGCGGTGTACCTCCATTTTGGGCTG AAACACAACAGGGGATATTTGATGCAGTATTGAAAGGCAATTTAGACTTTGAATCAGACCCATGGCCTCTTATATCTGACAGTGCAAAAGATATTATTAAGAAGATGATATGTTCTCGGCCTTCAGATCGGTTGACTGCTCATGAAGTCCTCT GTCATCCTTGGATCTGTGAAAATGGTGTTGCTCCTGACAGAGAATTGGATCCTGCAGTTCTTTCACGTCTGAAGCAGTTCTCTGCTATGAATAGGTTAAAGAAGATGGCTCTGCGG GTTATAGCCGAGAGCTTGTCAGAAGAAGAGATTGCTGGTTTGAGGGAAATGTTCAAGGCAATGGATACCGATAATAGTGGTGCAATTACATTTGATGAGCTAAAAGCCGGTTTAAGAAAGTTTGGGTCAACATTAAAGGATACTGAAATTAGAGACCTTATGGATGCG GCTGATGTGGACAACAGTGGGACAATCGACTATGGAGAATTTATAGCAGCCACAATTCACCTAAACAAACTGGAACGTGAAGAACACTTGGTTGCCGCGTTTCAGTATTTTGACAAAGATGGAAGTGGTTATATTACAGTTGATGAACTTCAGCAGGCATGTGCGGATCATCACATGACTGATATCCTTGTGGAGGATATAATTAAAGAAGTTGATCAAGATAAT GATGGGAGGATTGATTATGGGGAATTTGTGGCTATGATGACTAAAGGAAATGCAGGAGTCGGTAGACGAACGATGAGAAATAGTGTGAATATTAGCATGAGAGATTCACCGCGGGCTGTCTAG
- the LOC122579840 gene encoding mitochondrial phosphate carrier protein 1, mitochondrial-like: protein MSEYRATKIRMESGGGIGGLHYYGICTAGGMFSAGATHLAVTPLDVLKVNMQVNPLKFHSIASGLNILWKEEGPSSLWRGWSGKLFGYGVQGGFKFGLYEFFKRRYADVLADERHSVVFFLSSASAQVFADIALCPFEAVKVRVQTQPNFAKGLSDGFPKLYAREGISGFYKGLLPLWGRNLPFSMIMFSTFEHSVDIIYRKFVQKRKEECSRTQQLGVTCLAGYTAGAVGTVISNPADNIVSSLYNKKANTIMQAARNIGLVNLFTRSLPIRVALVGPVVTLQWFFYDTIKVLNGLPTSGGLNRSIKGADEASYNC, encoded by the exons atgagtGAATATAGAGCAACAAAAATAAGGATGGAAAGTGGTGGTGGTATTGGGGGGTTACATTATTATGGAATATGTACCGCCGGTGGAATGTTCAGTGCCGGAGCTACCCATCTCGCCGTCACCCCCCTTGATGTCTTGAAAGTCAATATGCAG GTGAATCCACTTAAGTTTCATAGTATTGCATCAGGTTTAAATATCCTGTGGAAAGAAGAAGGTCCATCTTCTTTGTGGAGAGGTTGGTCTGGAAAATTATTCGGGTATGGTGTTCAAGGTGGATTCAAGTTTGGTTTATATGAGTTCTTTAAAAGGCGTTACGCGGATGTGCTCGCGGATGAAAGACATAGTGTTGTATTTTTCCTGAGTAGTGCATCTGCTCAAGTTTTTGCTGACATTGCTCTTTGTCCATTTGAAGCCGTGAAAGTCCGTGTCCAAACACAACCAAATTTTGCAAAGGGCTTGTCTGACGGCTTTCCAAAATTATATGCACGCGAAGGAATTTCAGG GTTTTATAAGGGACTCCTTCCACTTTGGGGACGTAATCTTCCat TCTCAATGATCATGTTTTCAACCTTTGAACATTCAGTGGACATTATTTACCGAAAGTTTGTTCAAAAGAGAAAGGAAGAATGTTCAAGGACTCAACAACTAGGGGTTACATGTTTGGCAGGGTATACTGCTGGAGCTGTGGGTACTGTAATTTCAAATCCAGCTGATAATATAGTGTCATCTCTATATAACAAAAAGGCCAATACAATTATGCAG GCTGCAAGGAATATTGGGTTGGTGAATTTGTTCACTAGAAGTCTTCCCATTAGAGTTGCGCTTGTTGGACCTGTTGTGACTCTGCAATGGTTTTTCTATGATACTATTAAAGTGCTTAATGGACT GCCTACGAGTGGAGGGCTAAACAGAAGTATAAAAGGAGCCGATGAAGCAAGTTATAATTGCTAA